Proteins co-encoded in one Tiliqua scincoides isolate rTilSci1 chromosome 12, rTilSci1.hap2, whole genome shotgun sequence genomic window:
- the LOC136663170 gene encoding mitochondrial ornithine transporter 1-like, which yields MSAEQSRVHPLVQTLVDLTAGAAGGVACVLSGQPFDTIKVKMQTFPSMYRGFFDCSVKTYQQEGMHGLYQGTTPALLANVAENAVLFACYGFCQQLVRQLFGLGSVLELSDLHSALAGSFASIFSSMVLCPTELVKCRMQALHEMKVTGQTALSRRSSTWAMVKAIFQSEGPLGFFQGLTSTWLREVPGYFFFFGGYEVSRSFFLQAGQSKEELGALPVTVSGGIGGAAFWLAVYPIDSVKSRIQVLSMAGRQEGFLLSFLHIMRTEGFMALYCGLTPTVLRALPSNGALFLAYEMTQKKLTGLAERMT from the exons ATGTCCGCCGAGCAGTCCAGGGTCCACCCACTGGTGCAGACACTTGTCGACCTCACAGCAGGGGCTGCAG GGGGTGTGGCGTGTgtgctgagcgggcagccctttGACACCATCAAGGTGAAGATGCAGACTTTCCCCTCTATGTACCGGGGCTTCTTTGACTGCTCAGTCAAGACCTACCAGCAGGAGGGAATGCATGGCCTCTACCAGGGCACCACCCCGGCCCTGCTGGCCAATGTGGCTGAGAACGCTGTCTTGTTTGCCTGCTATGGGTTCTGCCAGCAGCTAGTGAGGCAGCTCTTCGGACTGGGGAGTGTTCTGGAGCTCAG CGACCTGCACAGTGCCCTGGCTGGCTCCTTCGCGTCCATCTTCTCCTCCATGGTTCTGTGCCCCACGGAGCTGGTGAAGTGCCGGATGCAAGCCCTCCATGAGATGAAGGTCACGGGACAGACAGCGCTGTCGAGGCGCAG CTCCACCTGGGCCATGGTGAAGGCCATCTTCCAGTCGGAGGGCCCCCTGGGCTTCTTCCAGGGCCTGACTAGCACCTGGCTGCGGGAAGTTCCCGGCTATTTCTTCTTCTTCGGGGGCTATGAAGTCAGTCGGAGTTTCTTCCTCCAGGCTGGCCAGTCGAAGGAGGAGCTGG GTGCCCTCCCAGTGACTGTGAGTGGGGGCATTGGTGGTGCTGCCTTCTGGCTGGCTGTCTACCCCATTGATTCGGTGAAGTCACGGATTCAGGTGTTGTCCATGGCTGGACGGCAGGAGGGcttcctgctttccttcctgcATATAATGCGGACAGAAG GGTTTATGGCTCTGTACTGTGGATTGACGCCCACCGTGCTCCGTGCACTGCCCTCCAATGGTGCTCTCTTCCTGGCCTACGAAATGACCCAGAAGA